One Acinetobacter pullicarnis genomic region harbors:
- a CDS encoding molybdenum cofactor guanylyltransferase — MNRFGGLILAGGEGRRMGYQNKGLLQFGEQKLIDPALQLLQHNCQYVAISANQDLACYQKFGVDVFTDIDPWIGCGPLAGVCSSVVKFPDTIDFIQVVPCDSPFLNRSVLEKLYQQLIDCQDAAVYAATASQQHPVIFQFRRSALAQLQDFLKQNQKHSIRMWLAQVEAKAVYFSDETLFANINDAASLQHYTPSPARPK; from the coding sequence GTGAATCGTTTCGGTGGATTAATCTTGGCTGGTGGCGAAGGTCGGCGCATGGGCTATCAAAATAAAGGCTTGCTGCAATTCGGTGAACAAAAGTTGATTGATCCGGCACTGCAATTGCTGCAGCACAACTGCCAATATGTAGCGATTAGCGCCAATCAAGATTTAGCTTGCTATCAAAAATTCGGGGTTGATGTCTTTACCGATATTGATCCATGGATTGGGTGTGGTCCACTGGCTGGGGTATGCAGTAGTGTTGTTAAATTTCCAGACACCATCGATTTTATTCAGGTTGTTCCTTGTGATTCTCCCTTTTTAAATCGAAGTGTGCTTGAAAAACTATATCAACAATTGATCGATTGCCAAGATGCGGCTGTTTATGCCGCTACTGCATCGCAGCAGCATCCGGTCATTTTTCAGTTTAGACGCTCTGCTTTGGCGCAGTTGCAGGATTTTTTAAAACAGAATCAAAAACACAGTATTCGGATGTGGCTCGCTCAGGTTGAAGCCAAAGCGGTATATTTTTCTGATGAGACATTATTTGCAAATATTAATGATGCGGCATCACTCCAACACTACACGCCATCTCC